From Watersipora subatra chromosome 8, tzWatSuba1.1, whole genome shotgun sequence, a single genomic window includes:
- the LOC137401939 gene encoding oncoprotein-induced transcript 3 protein-like — protein sequence MFKVKQLVKLMLLCALVRQMVSKNAETNLTDIYESYDKDLMVDLINSEDTPYVMHSARIQILHRLLQKDCKTEQLQRVKRALFAEVKETKLFVEKVLYEQMVRMLIDCRQSTTYPTSVHGTTQQPSTTTQLSTSTIEAVPQPLACQSARNLTEAWRMDHEGREMYPNNSPNCDQGSLNRIWFRFIEEAGTRMLNKCPPLKSCGSHVAMWTDSEHPTEVGVESSGMAYGSWNTGCKTSSWTTSLKIMKCSSEPSDFIYKSMNNYGCSMSFCGM from the exons ATGtttaaagtaaaacaactgGTTAAGCTGATGCTCCTCTGCGCATTGGTCAGACAGATGGTTTCCAAGAATGCAGAAACAAACTTGACTGATATTTATGAGAGCTATGACAAAG ATCTCATGGTAGATTTGATTAACTCAGAGGATACGCCATATGTCATGCACAGTGCAAGAATTCAAATTCTACATCGACTTTTGCAGAAAGATTGCAAAACAGAACAACTTCAACGAGTGAAAAGAGCATTATTCGCTGAAGTGAAAGAAACGAAGCTTTTTGTTGAGAAGGTTCTTTATGAGCAGATGGTTCGTATGCTCATCGATTGCAGACAAAGTACTACTTACCCAACTTCAGTTCACGGTACTACGCAGCAACCCTCAACTACTACACAGCTTTCAACATCTACCATAGAAGCTGTACCACAACCTCTGGCATGCCAGTCTGCCAGAAATCTTACTGAAGCTTGGAGAATGGACCACGAAGGCCGGGAAATGTACCCCAATAATAGTCCAAACTGTGATCAAGGTTCACTTAATCGAATCTGGTTTAGATTCATAGAAGAAGCAGGCACCAGAATGCTAAACAAATGTCCACCACTTAAGAGCTGTGGTAGCCATGTCGCTATGTGGACTGACAGCGAACATCCAACTGAGGTAGGAGTTGAGTCTTCAGGAATGGCATATGGCTCCTGGAATACTGGTTGCAAAACTTCCAGCTGGACCActtcactaaaaataatgaaatgttCAAGCGAGCCATCAGATTTTATATACAAAAGTATGAACAACTATGGTTGTAGTATGTCATTCTGTGGAATGTAG